The Microvirgula aerodenitrificans DSM 15089 genome has a segment encoding these proteins:
- a CDS encoding phage major tail tube protein, which produces MILEEIREGVVYVNGTSYFGAAETVKLPEIQFRTTERKPTGGIGVIELPGGGVDKMEMEISWRSYDSGLAGSVFNPRAATALMIRSVKRTFDASGAISSEEAVVTHVTVVPKSFGLGEHKSGESIEVPNKFAVHAIKQVVGKKELVNIDVINQIMVIGGQDLLANLRSILGI; this is translated from the coding sequence ATGATCCTCGAAGAAATCCGGGAAGGTGTGGTCTACGTCAACGGCACCAGCTACTTCGGCGCCGCCGAAACAGTCAAGCTGCCCGAAATCCAGTTCCGCACCACCGAGCGCAAGCCAACCGGCGGCATCGGCGTCATCGAACTGCCGGGTGGCGGCGTGGACAAAATGGAAATGGAAATCAGCTGGCGCAGCTACGACAGCGGCCTGGCCGGCTCCGTGTTCAATCCGCGTGCCGCCACCGCCCTGATGATCCGCTCGGTCAAGCGCACCTTTGACGCCAGCGGCGCCATCAGCAGCGAAGAGGCCGTCGTCACCCACGTCACCGTCGTACCGAAATCATTCGGTCTGGGCGAGCACAAGAGCGGCGAATCAATCGAGGTTCCGAACAAATTTGCCGTCCATGCGATCAAGCAAGTCGTCGGCAAAAAAGAGCTGGTGAACATCGACGTCATTAACCAGATCATGGTCATTGGTGGCCAAGATCTGCTGGCCAACCTGCGCAGCAT